A window of Salmo trutta chromosome 5, fSalTru1.1, whole genome shotgun sequence contains these coding sequences:
- the LOC115193793 gene encoding uncharacterized protein LOC115193793, which yields MELLINIALLLTGVNGGSHSLYSSVGDDVSLPCTNVVHPDCSSTVWLFSRTESHSATEKVFQGKIQNEGSERLGVGSDCSLRVRNVGAEDTGVYVCRQYLTDGRAHLGEDTTVYLSVLTISMSTPETDLKHPRNVTFRCSLLTYGGPVTCDSFVRDIVSVSWVNETGGELQGDSRYQVTRVSGCDITLTVKLWRKDKNRKWWCQLTEGTRKTFVYLTSKVSGETMDPVGTIITAPQQPIDGQSPPKPSHSGTDNINELPISRIVLCVALPLMVIVYAVYTTRRNRPLAEVSSGIEL from the exons ATGGAGCTCCTGATCAACATTGCCCTTCTCTTGACCG GTGTCAACGGAGGCTCACATTCCCTGTACTCCAGTGTGGGGGATGATGTCAGTCTGCCGTGTACCAATGTGGTCCACCCTGACTGCTCCTCTACAGTGTGGCTCTTCAGCAGAACTGAGTCTCACAGTGCTACTGAAAAGGTCTTTCAAGGGAAGATCCAAAATGAGGGCAGTGAGAGACTGGGAGTAGGGTCTGACTGCTCCCTACGTGTTCGTAACGTTGGCGCTGAGGATACTGGAGTCTATGTCTGCCGACAGTACCTTACAGATGGCAGAGCACATCTTGGAGAGGATACTactgtctacctgtctgttctCACCATCTCCATGTCCACACCAGAGACAGATCTAAAGCATCCTAGAAATGTAACCTTCAGGTGCTCTCTGCTGACATATGGCGGTCCTGTAACGTGTGACTCCTTCGTTAGAGATATCGTTAGTGTGAGCTGGGTGAATGAGACAGGTGGCGAGTTGCAGGGAGACTCCAGATACCAGGTCACACGGGTGTCTGGCTGTGACATCACTCTGACTGTGAAACTTTGGAGAAAGGATAAGAACAGGAAGTGGTGGTGTCAGCTGACTGAGGGAACGAGGAAGACATTTGTCTACCTCACTTCTAAGGTCTCAGGTGAGACTATGGATCCTGTCGGGACAATCATCACTGCTCCACAACAACCTATTGATGGTCAAAGTCCTCCAAAGCCCTCTCATTCAGGTACCGACAACATCAATGAGTTGCCAATCAGTCGCATAGTGCTCTGTGTGGCACTGCCCTTGATGGTAATCGTATATGCAGTTTACACAACTAGGAGGAACCGCCCACTAGCAGAGGTGTCCTCTGGTATAGAGCTGTAA